CTTGACAAAAAAACATCAGGCAaacttgctctctctctctctctctctgcgtgTGTGTTTTCTCATCTGGTATTCTAGTACTTGTACTGTGTAGTAGCTTTTGCCTTTTGCGCTGTAGGTGCGGTTCAAAGTTAACGGTTGGGGGTGAAACTCACATTGATCGTGCGATCCCCTCCGTGGAAACCGATTGAAAGGTACTTGATACCATTCCAGGGACTCAACAACATACCTCCTTTTACTtctcgttttcttttctttttgcccCTGGCACTGCGATGAAATCTTGCAATTCAGTTGGGCAGGTTCAGGCCCCTGCGCAGATGATGAGCATCTTTGAGACTGTGACTGACTGATCAATGACGTAAATGAATagctaattaattaattaatttacaGGTCCCACCACTCGATTATTCCAAGCAAACAGACAAAGTACTGCAGCTCACTGATGTCTGAATGCAGGTTGGACAGCTGCAGAGGCTCGCAGAACCCGGGCCGGGAGGACGAGTGCGGGCGTCCACTGGGCCTCAAGTTCCACGACGAGACGGGGGAGCTGTACGTCGCGGACGCctaccacgggctcagagtGGTTGGGCCGGAGGAGAACGTGTcccggccgctgctgccgccggagtGGCAAGGCAGCCGCCCCTTTAGCTTCGCCAACGGCATCGAGATCGACTACGAAACCGGAGCCATCTACTTCACCGAGACCAGTACAAGGTTCCGGAGAAGGTAGATCTCAACTTCTGTTCTTGTGTCCACTGTTTTTTCTCGTCAATTTTGATGATTTTGTGTCAAATTTTACTAAGATATCCGTTGGCTATATGGTTACTTAAAATTCATTTGCAGGGAGTTTCTGAACATTGTTATATCCGGCGACAATACCGGTAGATTGTTGAAATATGACCCCAAGAGCAACGAAGTGGAAGTCTTGGTTGATGGTCTATCTTTTGCCAATGGCTTGGCTATGAGCACGGATGGCACTTACCTTCTCCTTGCAGAAACCACAACTGGCAAAATTCTAAGGTACTGGATCAAGACACCAAAAGCTTCAACCCTAGAAGAAGTTGCCCAGCTACCTTGGTTTCCGGATAACATCAAGATGAGCCCTAGAGGAGGGTTCTGGGTTGGTCTCCATGCAAAGAGAGGGAAGATCGCCGAGTGGTCGATCTCGTACCCTTGGCTGAGGAGATTGATATTGAAGCTGCCGATGCGGCATGTCCAACGTGCATCCTggcttttgaatcggcttggcCGTCAGGTTATAGCGTTGAGGTTGAATGAGGATGGGAAAACAATGGAGGCAATTAGTGTTCACGGTGCTATCCAAAAGGTTTTCAAATCGGTTAGCGAGGTGGAAGAAAGGGATGGGAGCCTGTGGATAGGCTCTGTTATGGCCCCATTTCTTGGAGTTTACAGGTTGTAGAAGTATTTAAATGGTATGGTTGAATATACATCTGCATATATATGGTAGTCGTTTAATAGAGGAAAATAACATTATACGCGTGTATATGGTACCATTTGCTCTATAATATAGTGAAGATTATTATCTACAACGATTGGTTTTCATGCTAGTATCCATAACCATATGACATGGGCTAGAGTTGTCAATTGtcgggtttgggctcaaaaAAACTGAAAGCAAACTTCTGAAGCAATCGGCCCAATTCAAGATTGTTGTTGGGTCAATAGTTAAGGGCCGGGCTTTTTCCCAGGGTATGCATTTGTGAGGCTTATGTTTTGTCTTTTCGGTGTTCCTAGGTTTTGAGTCAAATATCAAAGCTCAAGTTCAGCCTAATGACCACAAAACAAGCCATAAATCGAAGCCAATGCACTGGTGGGTGAAAATTGTGGCAAAGATCTAAAACAGCGTTGGAAGAGTTCGGTAGAATCTCACTCTTTGCAtccagccaacaatatttttctcttacGCCAAACCAGCAccaaccagccagccaacagtactattctctcacaacaaattagcaccagccaccagtcacAGTACAGCAATCAGAGTGTCTATTGGGATAAGTTGAATGTGTTATTATTCTGCCTGACTTAACTAAACTGTCACGGTGAAAACCATGCCCAGCTCACCAGAAGGCACAGTGAAAAATTAAAACTACTTGAAAATTGCTGCTATCCTTTGAACTTACTACCTAAAATGGCTTGACGTAGATGTTGTCTCTTAAACGAGCATATCCGAGCCCCACTGAAGCAATACATGAGGTTGTTGGCCTTGAATCTTTGCGGGCCAGTctgagagcaactccaacagattgattttttttctattttttcttaaTATAGAGGATTgatgttgaaaaaaaaactactccaacagattgattttccatctccctttcccctttattttttctcaattcACAATAATTTTTCTCCAATTTCTCAATTCACAATAATTTTTCTCCAATCCTCAATAGAAAAAGGAGACATTGCATCTCCTTTTCCATatagaaagagaagaaaatcaaTTTGCTGAAACATTTCTTCCATATATGTTGAAATTGAGTAAAGAGATTTCTCTCTACAgtgagaaaggaaaaagagaaaaatcaaTCTATTAGAGTTCTCTGACTGCGCAACTTGGTTGCACAAGACGACGCACGATGTCACGATGGTCATGGTGCTGCTCAAGTCAGCCCGGCGAGCAGAGCTGCCTCCGTGTCGGCTACGAAACCTCACCCGTCCAGTGAGGATACCTGACTCATCCACCGGCCGGCTCCGCCTCGCCTTGTTGGACTCCTCTCCCTTTCCACCTCACGTTCcaaagtcgccgccgccgccgccgccgccaccgtccccTAAACCCCGGTGTCGAGTCCGCCGACGAGCGACACCCTGAGCTCACCCCGACGACCATGGCCTCCTCCACCCTCTCCTCCCCCGCTAAACCCTGCTACTCCGCCGCCAAAACCCCCGCCCCCATCGGCAACCGCTTACCAACCCAAAATCCCGCGACCACAACCCtcccctcccgcgccgccgccccccgctTCGCCCAtggcctctccgccgccgccgtccgagcGAGCCCCagcgcccgccgcctccgcgcgctgGCCCGCCCCGTCCGGGCGtctcagcagcagccgcagccgccgcctccgcggcggcggcccgagtaCGTCCCCAACCGCATCGACGACCCCAACTACGTCCGCATCTTCGACACCACGCTCCGCGACGGGGAGCAGTCCCCGGGCGCCACCATGACCAGCGCCGAGAAGCTCGTCGTCGCCCGCCAGCTCGCCCGCCTCGGCGTCGACATCATCGAGGCCGGCTTCCCGGCATCCTCCCCCGACGACCTGGACGCCGTGCGCTCCATCGCCATTGAGGTCGGGAACGCGCCCCTCGGGGAGGACGGCCATGTGCCCGTCATCTGCGGCCTCTCGCGGTGCAACAGGAAGGACATCGACGCCGCGTGGGAAGCCGTCAGGCACGCGCGCCGCCCGAGGATTCACACCTTCATCGCCACCAGCGAGATCCACATGCAGCACAAGCTCAGGAAGACGCCCGAGCAGGTGGTGGCGATTGCCAGCGAGATGGTGGCCTACGCCCGCAGCCTGGGATGTCCTGATGTCGAATTCAGCCCTGAGGACGCCGGCAGGTATATTACTACTAACACTAGAAAAACACTAATGCTTGTAAATTTTGTTCATCATCTTCCTCATTTCATTTGTTTGAGTCGTAGCTCTAAGAAATAAGGCCAAAATATTTGGTACCTGAAACTTTAATCTGGTCTGAATCTGATTTAAGTTCTCAAATCAACCAGTAGTCTGGTGTGCAGTTATACACCAAAGGAATCCAAATTTAATGGAACAGAGTTGATTTTGAGGCAAAGTGATCGATAATTTTTAAATTCCGAGCTTCTTCTAGCTTGCAAAGTAGTTGGTGGGAAAATTGATGGTGGGTGCTATCTACATTTGGGAAGCAACTTTATAGCAAACCAAAACAGGGTGATACTTGGTGCCTACCAATTTTCTGGTGCAAAAGGAACACAACAGTAAGCTCATGCTGGGATACccacatattttttttatttatagtaGTTACAAACAAAGGATACCTTTCCCTGGTGTGCATAAGGCTGTGGCATGATATATTTTGCTTTGCCATCCAGGTCAAATAGAGAGTTTCTGTATCATATATTAGAGGAAGTCATAAAAGCTGGAGCTACAACTCTGAATATCCCGGACACTGTTGGATACACCCTTCCATATGAATTTGGGAACTTAATTGCTGACATAAAGGCAAACACTCCTGGAATTGAAAATGCTATCATTTCCACCCATTGCCAAAATGACCTTGGTCTTGCAACCGCCAACACATTAGCGGTACTACCTTTTCcttatttatttctattttatATGATTTATTATCATTGGCATAAATCTTAGTCCAGGTTACTAATTTGACTTAACTTTAGGGTGCTCGTGCAGGAGCACGTCAGTTAGAGGTGACTATTAATGGTATTGGTGAAAGAGCCGGAAATGCTTCTTTGGAGGAGGTGAGATCATGTGCTAGTCATATTATGTGCTGGTGTACCTTGTAAAATAGTCTGATAGGTTTTGAAAAGGAATATGAATTTGTCTGATAGGGTGTTTGTGCATGCCTAATATATTCTGGCCTCATTTTCAGGTTGTCATGGCAATTAAATGCCGTGGGGAACTCTTAGATGGTCTATATACTGGAATCAATTCCCAACATATTACTTTGACAAGCAAAATGGTACAAAAAATGTTGcttgtcttttttatttttcttttggtctcttttacattttttttagatGGCTGAAATTTCTGGCACAAATGGACAAATTATTTTAGGTACAAGAGCACAGTGGACTTCATGTACAACCACACAAAGCTATTGTTGGTGCCAATGCCTTTGCTCATGAAAGTGGAATTCATCAGGTAAACATATTTGCAGTCTCCTTCACTACATCAACTTATTGGAATTGTATTAGTGGTGGCTTGATTGTTTATGAATCCATAGGGTTGCTCCGTTACACTTCATCAGTGGCTGTCCACAATAAATCATTATTTTTGCCATTGTGATGGATCAGTCTTGGCTTAACCTTGCGGTCATCACTCTGAATATCTGATATATACGGTTTTTATTACTGATGATCTCATTGATGTATGATTTAACTATTTTCATAAATTCTGTTGGTTATAGACTGGAATGGTTCTTAATGTCAATTTTCTTCTGTTTTGTTTTTTGTAGGATGGAATGCTTAAATATAAAGGAACTTATGAAATAATATCGCCTGATGACATTGGTTTAACACGTGCAAATGAATTTGGTATTGTTCTTGGGAAACTCAGGTATCATCCAACACGCCTTCCCCTCTTTAGCTCACCTTCTTGAAATATTCTGCTGTAATGTTTCTCCTGGAGATTTctctcatcaacttgtagtttTTACTGATTTGGTGGTCATGCTCCTACTAAGAGCCCCAAATGCTTACATTTTGAATTCTTATATATTATGGCTACTTAATAGGTGTTAACAGCCTATTGGTGGCATGTGTACACTACGGTCGCGACCTAGATTCTATAATTTTATCACTATGCTATGCCATGCTATATTCTTGAACTGGACCTTGATTGCTTGACATGGCAGAACTTTTTAATCGAATATTTAGTCTTCATTATTTTATTAATCATGTTTATGCTTCTAGGATTGTTGGGTCTATATATTTCCATAGACTTCTTGGTTAGCTGAATTCAATATTTTGTGCTCAAATACAATTACTCAGGCATACATCGGTAAATTAGGTTAAATTTGATAATCTCATCCATAGTAATATTTTATTTACTTGTTTTTCAGTGGAAGGCATGCTGTGAGATCTAAGCTAGTGGAGGTACAGCTtatatattttctttctttttctagtCACAACTTGAGTTCTATTTCAGTTATCATCGTTACTGATGACATCATCGTTGTTCATCTTGTAGCTTGGATATGAAATCAGTGACAAGGAATTCGAGGACTTCTTTAAACGCTACAAAGAGGTTGCAGAGAAGAAAAAAGTAAGTCTTCTCTAAAGTACTTGCTCTATTGCTAATGTGTACTTCCCATCATTGTCTATTATCTTTCTAAACACTGCCTGCATTGATTATCTTTTGTTTTTGCCATCTCACCATTTTATCCTACATTTATTATTGAATCGCTATATTTCTATGGAGGGTCTGCTCTATGTTTATCAAATTGTTACTATAATATGTTGCTGTCACTTCATACACTCTCTATGCATGGGAACTCACTAGTTAGTTCACCCTTTGCAGCGTGTAACTGATGAGGACATAGAAGCATTATTGTCAGATGAGATATTCCAGCCTAAAGTAATCTGGTCCCTTGCTGATGTACAGGTATGATTGAGCTGCAGTTGGCTAAACTTTGGTTAATAGGAACATGGTTATGCTAAGCTTGAAATGCTGTTCACACCCCTTTGCAGGCAACATGTGGAACCCTTGGTTTGTCTACAGCAACTGTGAAACTGATAGGACCAGATGGCGAGGAGAAAATAGCATGCTCTGTTGGGACAGGTCCAGTCGATGCAGCTTATAAGGCTGTTGACCAAATTATCCAGGTTCGTTACTGTCACATTTTTTTAACTTGCTTGCCTTTGTCTCCTATTAGTCTGGAAGTAGAGAAACACAAATGGACTAACTGGTGCCCCAGGATTGTACCTAATGAATCGACTCAATTATTTTCTCACCGGCTATTGTTTTATCGAGATCAAGAGAAATCTAACAGGACTTGCAATCTGCAGATTCCAACTGTTCTCCGAGAATATGGTATGACCTCAGTCACAGAAGGCATTGACGCGATTGCAACAACTCGAGTGGTTGTCACTGGAGACGTGACCAACAACTCCAAGCATGCCTTGACTGGTCACTCTTTCAATCGCTCCTTCAGGTTATACAACCCTTTCATATCCGTTTTCATTAGTTTTATGCACTCTGCTATTCGTTACTTCATCTCTGTGCTTGTTGACTGCAGTGGGAGCGGGGCATCAATGGACGTTGTTGTGTCCAGCGTCAGAGCTTACCTGAGTGCCCTGAACAAGATGTGCAGTTTTGCTGGCGCTGTAAAAGCCAGCAGCGAGGTATCTGAGAGCACACGTGTGCAAAGCAAAGAGTGAGACCGTCGTCATCCGATTCTCATATGGGCCGAGCAATGTAAGAGCTCTTGAGCAACTTTTCAGAGCCACATTTCATTTCAGTAATAGGCTGGTTAATATTGGGGTTTCCCCTTGGTCAGTGTGAAGATTGTGCGTTCTTTCTGGAGGATGTCCGCTTAGAACAGGCATAGAGTTTTTGGCCCGTCCAGTGTACAACTTGTATGTTATAGACCATGCTTTCAATAAGGAAATAATGGTAGGGTCTGTGAAGCCACCCATTGAATGATTTCACAACCCCAAATgtgtcgggggggggggggggggggggttcctgGTGATTGGGAATACAATGAACCGTTTTTTGTCGCCCTGTTCATGGTTTGGTTTCATAGGTTTTTGGTTAAAACCCAACCCAAGCCGTGCGGGTGTTTGCTGGGCGGTTTAGAAACCGGTGGGTTAAGCGGTTGTCATGGTTCAGTAGCTGCGCAACAATTCATTAGCAGGTTGCTTGGTGGTTTGGCGTGCCTGCAGTCGCGCTGAGCCGGAGACAGCAGCAGGTTGCCGGAGGGATAACAAAGGGCCCGAGCATCTAGCGCTAGCTTGCTTGCCATGTGAGTTTATCTGCTTGTTGAACGGGTTAGCCGGTTGGAACCGGAGCCAAACCAACCCGTGCATGTCATGCTGATATGGTTCTATCCGGACCGGTTACACGGGTTGCCCATGTGCAGGGCGAGTTTTTTGTTCATCTTCCATGCATGTCTCTAGGAATTAATGCACTGTGACGATCGTCCGTAGTAGAACCGCAACGCCCCCTGCCGAGCCGGACTCGGAACCGGACTTGCCATCTACTAATAGCTGCGCTGCGAGCGCGCTTTGTTCCTCGTCTCCCCATCTACTCAAGATGGACGGCAACGTTTCCACGATGGCCGCCCAAGAGCCTCACGCGGACCCTGAGCTGCCGGCGTCGCCGATGGAGGACAGGCACATGGAGGCGTTCGCCAACATCTTTCTCCGTTTCGCTCGCCAGCAAGCGCCGTTCAGGCATATCGCGCAGTCAGGCCCAAACGTCTTCGCGAGGAGGAGCGTGCGGTTGTGGGGCGAGTTCccggaggccgccggcgtcccggCGTCGGGCGATGCCATGGCTGCCCTGCCGGAGACGACGGTGGGCGAGGGcggggcgggggaggaggaggagtgtgCGGTGTGCCTCGGGGGTTACGCGGCGGGCGACACGGTCAGGACGCTGCCGTGCTCGCACGGCTTCCACGGGCACTGCATCCTCCGCTGGCTCGCGGCCAGCCACTTCTGCCCGCTCTGCCGCTTCGCGATGCCGGCCGAGGTGGAACCGAaggcggacgacgacgagggggagagcggcgacgacggcgacgatgtCACGTTCGAGCCGCTACCTAGCGATTTTTTGTGTTGAATGTTGATGGATAAAATAGTTTCAACTTTAATGGTGCCCCACCATGGCCTGCTATGTATCTGACCACCATGGCAATGACATCGTAGCTTCTCTCGGATGTTCCCCCTGTAATTCAGTTGCTTATTACATCACCCTGTAATTGAACGGGCGACTGCTAATTGGTGGGCGCGCGCTAGAAGTAAAAGCAACGATCGATTTCCGACCGCCatatgtaacatcccaaaaaaaattcaccaaaacaaatcactcgctaaaaataatttttgaaaCTTTTTCGCCATAGGTAAATCATGGCTCTTGACAACCTGGTCTTTGTGTTTCTTCAAGAAAAACTTGTCAATTTATTTAAGCTGAGTGTAACATGGATGGGCAGGGCAGGATTAAGCTATAGTTAGTCACTGGGGGGTAAAAGGTAAGAGGACAATCATTGTCATATCAACATCTACCTCTATCTACATCCTGCAACGAGCAGCTGTAACTAGTAGCAGGAAGGAATTGGTAGACAATGAGCAGATCAATCCTAAGCACTATAAGGAGGCATGGAGCTCACAACATTCTGAGAGTAGTTTTTGCTTGGTTCAACGGCATGCCGTTGCGGACATGCTCTTCCGGGTCTTTAGCGTATAACTCTGTCAGTCATGCAGGGCTTAGTCCAAGCTTGTGTGGTTCCTTCATCTAATAATGCTTGTGTGGTTAGCTTGTTGTACGGTACCTTGGAATGAGGATAAATTCAGCCAAGCATGGATGTGAGCGGTGGAGACTGAAGAAGGAACTGGCCGGAATGCATGGCCTGACAAAATTGAGGATCTGCTGTCAGACGCCGACTGAACGGCGGCTACTGTGAATCGTTGAGGAGAAACATGAGTTCTGGACTGGATCACTTCTTGCTGCCAAGAATCCAAGATGCTTGCTCAAAAGACGAGCTCCTTGCACGGGCTGCGCACCGCCACGACGACCGGCCGGCTACTGCTCGCCGCTCCCTGCCACAGCAGCAtcggacgccgccggcgccgccatctccatctccatcgcCAGACCAGCCCGCGGCACTAACCACCTCAGCCGTCGCGTAGGAGACCATGGGCGCTAGCTCCGACACGGAACCCTCCGATGGCGGAGAACGACGCCGACCCCACGAGGGCACTGAGCGCGATGCGCGAACGACACTAAGAAGCGGTGGGGAGCTCACAAGGATGCAAAGTGGGCGACCgagacgcggcggcgctccggcaagCTGCGGAAGGCAGCCAGGGGGCGGACGGTAccccgggggtggacggtatttcaattaccgtccacccctgggtccCTCGCGTCCGTTCGATCAGGATTTTGCGGCTGAGATAATTGGGAAATTGCCTACTATTTTACatccttttccccttccctCGCCATCCTAGCGACAGGACGGCCAGGGCGTGGCGCCGGTGAGCCCGGTGCGCCGCCGATGCGAGACTCGAGATGGACTGCATCCACAGAACGGGCTTCTCGACGGAGCAGCCACGAGTCCTCTGCACGGCAGCGCCTGCTCACTGCCATTGCTACCTCGAGCCGTCCTTGCCGTgtccgggcggcggccgggcgcacCACCGTCGCCCTCTGGGGACCTGCCTGTGGCACTAGACTGTCCGCTCTAGGATTCCAGCAGTGCAGTTTCAATCTCATCTTCAATTGATCGAGTCCTCGCCATTATTGAAGCTGATGGTGCTGCTCTTTGGGGCTACTTCTGTCATGGATGTTCATGGAGGAGAGATCGTAGCGTGGACGGCGACGATTCGCAGGCCCCTCGCTTCTTTCACCGCGTGGCTCGTCACGAGCGGCGGGTTCCGCGGCGTGCCGGCCGCGGCCAGCGCCGTGTCGAGCCTGCCGGAGACGACGGTGAccgcgggcggcgacggcgaggagacCTGCTAGCGCTGTGCCTGGAGGGCTACGCGGCCGGCGACGCGCTGAGGACGATGCCGTGCGCGCACACGTTCCACCCAGCGCGGGGATGCATCGTCCGCCGCCTAGACGGAGACCATGGGCGCTCCGGCACGGAATCCTCCGCTGCGGAgaacgacgccgccgcggccagggGTGTGGCGGTGCAGACACTCAGACCAGCAGAGCCAAGAGAACGGAGACCATGGTGGATGCATGCTTTAGCAGCGGCGGGGATCTCTCAAGGAGGCAAAGTTGACGACCgagacgcggcggcgctccggcaagGCGGCAAGCTGCGCAAGGCGACCCAGGAGCGGACGGCGGACGCGCTACTTCGAATACCGTCCCCCTGGGGGCGGACGgcatttcaaataccgtccgcccTTGGTCCCTACCGTCCGTTCGATGAGGATTGTGCGGTTGAGATAATTCAGAAATCGCCTCCTATTTCACATCGCCATCCCCTCGACGAGAACGagagggccgcgcgtggcgtcgGCGAGCctagtgcgccgccgccgccggtgccagcTTCGAGACGGAGCGCATCCACAGAATGCGATGCTCGTCCTCTGCATGCCAGGGCCTGCTCACTGCCATAGCTGCGTCGTGCCGGCCTTGCCGTGTCCGGGCGGCGGGGTTCGCGAGCGGCCGGTTTGGCGGCATGCCGGCCGCGGCCAGCGCCGTGGCGGGACTGCCGCCGGTGCCGGAGACGACGGTGaccgcgggcggcgctggcaaGGAGACCTGCTGCGCGGTGTGCCTGGAGGGCTGCGCGGCCGGCGACGCGCTGAGGACGGTGCCGTGCGCGCACACGTTCCACGAGGATGCATCGTGGACTGGCTCTCCGTCCGCAGCTTCTGCCAGAGtgccaggtggaggaggaggacgccgccggccaacACCCACAGGCGGCAAGCCTGGGATAGATGATGACAGTCGTAGCCTTGCTCGCTGCTACGAGCGCTTTGCGGCGGTGCTGATGCTGCTTTCAGTTGAAAGTTGTAGCCTGCAGTGATCATAGCTGTATGCTATCTGTCAGTCTCATTGTGCACTGCGGGCCGCTTTCTGAATCTGACGCAAGGTTCAAATATAGATGCTTGATTTGACTGTTGTCATTGTCGTCGGCTCCTGTCTGAACCTGACACAGGGTTGACGACGGAGTGTGCAATAGGTTGTTTGGAGCTTCATGTCGGCAACGCATGAGTGGTTGCTGCTGAAGTGCTGAGCTAGTAGAGTTGCGACGATTAGCAATCATGAACGCGCATGTTACGTACGTGATGGAGGTTCTAACTAAGGAGGTTTCAGAGTTCATGAACCATGTACTTTAAAGAGAGGTTTCAGAGTTCAGTTCATGTGAACAGACTGAATACATTTGTGACGACGAAGAACGAGTTGGAGCAACGCCTTGTATCTACTTACTAGTACTAGCAAGTCACCAAGAACCCAAGATAATACAAGTGACGGAACATAGCAGTACAATTCCAAGGTAATGCTTGGAGCACGAGATCGTCTATGGACTATGGGACGGCAAGGAGGTCGGCGGCGAGCCACAGTGTGAATTAAGCGCCAAGACCTCCTCAGCCGCCGCCTGGACGGAGAACGACGCCAACCCCACGACGGCACTGAGCGCGACGTGCGAACGCCCGTCGGCAGGCGCGCCGCGGCCAGGGGTGGTGGTGCAGACACTCAGAGCAGCAGAGCCAAGGGAACGGAGACCATGGTGGACGCATGCTGTAGCAGCGGCGGGGAGCTCCCAAGGAGGCCAAGTGGACGACCgagacgcggcggcgctccggcaagCTGCGGAAGGCGCGACCAGAGGGCGGACGCCGCGGACGATACCTCAGATACCGTCCgcccgtccacccctgggtccCTGCTGTCTGTTTGATCAGGATTGTGCGGCTGAGATAATTCGAAAATCGCTCTCTATTTTACCTCCTTTCCCCTTCCCTCGCCATCCCCGCGACGAGACGGCCACGCgtcgcgccggcgacggcgagcccgGTGCGCCGACGGTGCGAGGCTCGAGATGGCGCGCATCCACAGAACGGGCTGCTCGGCGGAGCAGCCGCGAGTTTTCTGCACGGCAGCGCCTGCTCATGGCTGCGTCGGGCAGTCCTTGCTGTGTCCGGGggcaccgccgtcgccgtctcgGTTCATGGAGGAGAGAGCTGGGGCGCGCACAGTTGAGCTGAACAAAGATGCATCTGCAACGAGGGAGAGCGGCGCCTCCGGCCATCCATgcctgagctcgccgccgcagcgcgcgcactcctcctccacctcgcggCTCCGAGTCCGAGTTTCCCAATTCCCACGCCATCCCAGACAGGACCGTCTTTCACTTGGACTCGGACTTGTTCGATCCGGTAAAACTTATAAATCCTGGATCCCCGACGCCCACCGATCAAATCAACCGCACCTCGACTGCCTCTCTCGTCTCCCCCTGCACCTTCTTGATCGCTTGTCCACCCGTCGGAGCACGAGCAGGGGCGCGCACCGTGCACGTACGCGCTGCCGGCGCAGATGGAGGTGGCGCGTGCGCCGGGAGGTTTCCTGATGCCGCACCACATGTACCAcgagaggcggccggcggcagcgacaggaggaggaggacccggACCCCGCCGCACCCGAATCATGCGCACCGCGCCCCACGAGTTCTACGGCGGCACGATGGTGGCCACGCCCAGCGTCGACGTGGACGTCGGCGACGACGGCTCGGCGCCCGCTTCTTTCACCGCGTGGTTGGCGAGCGGCCGGTTCGGCGGCGTGCCGGCCGCGGCCAGCGCCGTGGCAGACCTGCCGGAGACGACGGTGAccacgggcggcgacggcgaggagacCTGCTGCGCGGTGTGCCTGGAGGGGTACGAGGCCGGCGACGCGCTGAGGACGATGCCGTGCGCGCACGCGTTCCACGGGGAGTGCATCGTGGAGTGGCTCTCGGTCAGCAGCTTCTG
The nucleotide sequence above comes from Panicum virgatum strain AP13 chromosome 3K, P.virgatum_v5, whole genome shotgun sequence. Encoded proteins:
- the LOC120696673 gene encoding protein STRICTOSIDINE SYNTHASE-LIKE 10-like isoform X1, with protein sequence MRTIVLAAAVAAAAAAFLSLDSHRGRDGGDDAAALEIRGGEGGRLQLIPVEGGAAGPESVAFDGAGGGPYAGVSDGRVLRWLPTQRRWVQRSSSCVPELLDSCRGSQNPGREDECGRPLGLKFHDETGELYVADAYHGLRVVGPEENVSRPLLPPEWQGSRPFSFANGIEIDYETGAIYFTETSTRFRRREFLNIVISGDNTGRLLKYDPKSNEVEVLVDGLSFANGLAMSTDGTYLLLAETTTGKILRYWIKTPKASTLEEVAQLPWFPDNIKMSPRGGFWVGLHAKRGKIAEWSISYPWLRRLILKLPMRHVQRASWLLNRLGRQVIALRLNEDGKTMEAISVHGAIQKVFKSVSEVEERDGSLWIGSVMAPFLGVYRL
- the LOC120696671 gene encoding 2-isopropylmalate synthase A-like, translating into MASSTLSSPAKPCYSAAKTPAPIGNRLPTQNPATTTLPSRAAAPRFAHGLSAAAVRASPSARRLRALARPVRASQQQPQPPPPRRRPEYVPNRIDDPNYVRIFDTTLRDGEQSPGATMTSAEKLVVARQLARLGVDIIEAGFPASSPDDLDAVRSIAIEVGNAPLGEDGHVPVICGLSRCNRKDIDAAWEAVRHARRPRIHTFIATSEIHMQHKLRKTPEQVVAIASEMVAYARSLGCPDVEFSPEDAGRSNREFLYHILEEVIKAGATTLNIPDTVGYTLPYEFGNLIADIKANTPGIENAIISTHCQNDLGLATANTLAGARAGARQLEVTINGIGERAGNASLEEVVMAIKCRGELLDGLYTGINSQHITLTSKMVQEHSGLHVQPHKAIVGANAFAHESGIHQDGMLKYKGTYEIISPDDIGLTRANEFGIVLGKLSGRHAVRSKLVELGYEISDKEFEDFFKRYKEVAEKKKRVTDEDIEALLSDEIFQPKVIWSLADVQATCGTLGLSTATVKLIGPDGEEKIACSVGTGPVDAAYKAVDQIIQIPTVLREYGMTSVTEGIDAIATTRVVVTGDVTNNSKHALTGHSFNRSFSGSGASMDVVVSSVRAYLSALNKMCSFAGAVKASSEVSESTRVQSKE
- the LOC120700332 gene encoding E3 ubiquitin-protein ligase RDUF1-like, whose translation is MAAQEPHADPELPASPMEDRHMEAFANIFLRFARQQAPFRHIAQSGPNVFARRSVRLWGEFPEAAGVPASGDAMAALPETTVGEGGAGEEEECAVCLGGYAAGDTVRTLPCSHGFHGHCILRWLAASHFCPLCRFAMPAEVEPKADDDEGESGDDGDDVTFEPLPSDFLC
- the LOC120700333 gene encoding E3 ubiquitin-protein ligase RDUF1-like, with protein sequence MRTAPHEFYGGTMVATPSVDVDVGDDGSAPASFTAWLASGRFGGVPAAASAVADLPETTVTTGGDGEETCCAVCLEGYEAGDALRTMPCAHAFHGECIVEWLSVSSFCPLCRFKLPTQAEKDAAGQHQQAARLG
- the LOC120696673 gene encoding protein STRICTOSIDINE SYNTHASE-LIKE 10-like isoform X2 yields the protein MAMRAEVLLLAVVVTAAALLSSLDSRSDVRLLEIGDGDLELVPLDGAAGPESVVFDRGGEGPYAGVSDGRVLRWRPEERRWEEHSCSAPELLDSCRGSQNPGREDECGRPLGLKFHDETGELYVADAYHGLRVVGPEENVSRPLLPPEWQGSRPFSFANGIEIDYETGAIYFTETSTRFRRREFLNIVISGDNTGRLLKYDPKSNEVEVLVDGLSFANGLAMSTDGTYLLLAETTTGKILRYWIKTPKASTLEEVAQLPWFPDNIKMSPRGGFWVGLHAKRGKIAEWSISYPWLRRLILKLPMRHVQRASWLLNRLGRQVIALRLNEDGKTMEAISVHGAIQKVFKSVSEVEERDGSLWIGSVMAPFLGVYRL